A single Chryseobacterium sp. DNA region contains:
- a CDS encoding SusC/RagA family TonB-linked outer membrane protein, translating to MKKTLATFAISLLPLSFTAQEINISGTVKSENGTHVSGVSITDKNTGKTATTDENGNFTISANPKDILEFYAPDFSLYTVEVSSKKQYTVTLKKVNEKQIEGVVITALGIAKKKEKIGYSTQEVGTKQFETITTPSIGNLFSGQVAGLNVSNPTGMQQAPEFTLRGNSNLVFVIDGVIVEKEVFQNLDPNNIENINVLKGATASALYGSRGRYGAILITTKSAKKKGFSVEFSQNTMITGGFTNLPKTQTEYGNGSHGKYEFWDGADGGVNDGDMIWGPKFTPGLQIAQWNSPIRDKTTGQIVPWYGAVAGTLYNDKSRYERVPIDWKYHDNLSTFLKPAVINNNNFAISYKNNQDIYRLSGNFMNYDDRVPNSYLQRYGVNFSSENHIGEKLILDTKFNFNQTFTPNIPNYDYNPSGHMYTILIWMGGDVDGKALKNHMWIPGKEGTAQANWNYAWYNNPWFGAEYYKNQNRTNIINAQTGLEYKATKDFSVKGKISIVEDHNKQEILSPYSYFNYSAPRSGGYILNDTKTWNLNYDVLATYKKKISENFDFTINAGGSAFYYKNNINNASTDGLKVPEVYTLDNSIGAIKYYSYRKEKLIYSAYSTIDIGLYNAFFINISGRNDWSSTLPKANRSYFYPSASVSAVISNLVKMPEAINLLKLSASWAKVAYDFQPYSIRNYYLNNKGITFNGNPTYYYPTILNVENTLKPEQTKSYELGLSAGLFKNRLTLDVTYFRTLDYNNILEFPSAESSGFSSQYVNGNEYTTKGLEISLGLVPVKTADFTWKSLINWSTYEQKLTSIYDHMPNYKNIKLGERMDSYYDYTWQKSPDGKVILDAKSGMPTRANAPSNLGHFNPDWTFGFNNNFKYKKISLNIGIDGSIGGIMRSQVVEKMWWGGKHPNSVAYRDLEYANPGTYYFVPDGVNYNPTTGLYTPHTKAISFQDWAQNYPYQARVTEDESELFANVFDRTFIKLRSVVLEYDFSSLLNPKGMIKSFTANISAYNLAMWKKSKNLYSDPDFQRKTDNDIQDPSSRWFGIGFNLKF from the coding sequence ATGAAGAAGACTTTAGCTACTTTTGCAATTTCTCTGCTTCCCCTTTCCTTTACCGCTCAGGAAATTAACATTTCCGGAACTGTAAAATCCGAAAACGGAACCCATGTTTCCGGAGTCAGTATTACTGACAAAAATACGGGTAAGACGGCAACAACAGATGAAAACGGTAATTTTACCATCTCAGCCAATCCCAAAGATATTCTGGAATTTTATGCTCCTGACTTTTCTTTATATACTGTAGAAGTCTCTTCAAAAAAGCAATATACCGTCACTTTAAAAAAAGTGAATGAAAAGCAAATTGAAGGAGTGGTTATCACCGCATTAGGGATTGCCAAAAAGAAAGAAAAAATAGGGTATTCTACTCAGGAAGTAGGAACTAAACAGTTTGAAACCATAACCACTCCAAGTATAGGAAATTTATTTTCCGGACAGGTGGCAGGCCTTAATGTTTCCAATCCCACCGGAATGCAGCAGGCCCCGGAGTTTACATTAAGAGGAAACTCCAATCTGGTCTTTGTTATTGACGGGGTGATTGTTGAAAAGGAAGTTTTCCAAAATCTGGATCCCAATAATATTGAAAATATCAATGTACTGAAAGGGGCTACCGCTTCTGCACTGTATGGCTCCAGAGGAAGGTACGGAGCCATTCTGATCACCACTAAAAGTGCTAAAAAGAAAGGCTTTTCCGTAGAATTTTCACAAAATACGATGATTACCGGCGGATTTACCAATCTTCCGAAAACCCAAACGGAATACGGGAACGGTTCACACGGGAAATACGAATTTTGGGATGGTGCAGATGGTGGCGTGAATGACGGAGACATGATCTGGGGCCCAAAATTTACCCCTGGATTACAGATTGCCCAGTGGAACAGCCCCATCAGAGATAAAACAACCGGACAGATCGTTCCATGGTACGGCGCCGTGGCAGGAACTCTCTACAATGATAAATCAAGATACGAAAGGGTTCCGATAGACTGGAAGTACCATGATAATTTAAGCACATTTTTAAAACCGGCTGTGATCAACAATAATAATTTTGCCATAAGCTATAAAAACAATCAAGACATATACAGGCTTTCGGGAAATTTCATGAATTATGATGACAGGGTTCCCAACTCTTACCTGCAGCGCTATGGGGTTAATTTTTCTTCGGAGAATCATATAGGGGAAAAATTGATCTTGGATACCAAATTCAATTTTAACCAAACCTTTACGCCTAATATCCCGAACTATGATTACAACCCAAGCGGGCATATGTATACCATCCTCATCTGGATGGGAGGCGATGTAGACGGAAAAGCACTCAAAAACCATATGTGGATTCCGGGGAAAGAAGGCACGGCACAGGCCAACTGGAACTATGCATGGTACAACAATCCATGGTTTGGAGCTGAGTATTATAAAAACCAGAACAGAACCAATATCATCAATGCTCAAACCGGCTTAGAATATAAAGCGACAAAAGATTTTTCGGTAAAAGGTAAAATTTCCATTGTTGAAGATCACAATAAACAGGAGATATTAAGCCCGTATTCTTATTTCAACTACAGTGCTCCGAGAAGCGGTGGATATATTCTGAACGATACCAAAACATGGAACCTCAACTATGACGTATTAGCTACTTATAAGAAAAAGATTTCTGAGAATTTTGATTTTACCATCAATGCCGGAGGTTCTGCATTCTATTATAAAAACAATATCAACAATGCCTCTACTGACGGGCTTAAAGTTCCGGAAGTTTATACGCTGGACAATTCCATCGGAGCCATAAAGTATTATTCTTATCGTAAAGAAAAACTGATCTACAGTGCTTATTCAACGATTGATATCGGATTGTACAATGCTTTTTTCATCAATATTTCAGGACGTAATGACTGGTCTTCTACCTTACCTAAAGCCAACAGATCTTATTTTTACCCGTCAGCATCCGTAAGTGCTGTTATTTCCAATCTTGTTAAAATGCCGGAAGCGATCAATCTACTAAAGCTTTCCGCATCATGGGCAAAAGTGGCCTATGACTTCCAGCCTTATTCTATCAGAAATTACTATCTCAATAACAAGGGAATCACTTTTAACGGAAATCCTACTTACTACTACCCAACCATTCTTAATGTTGAAAATACATTGAAACCAGAGCAGACCAAGTCCTATGAATTGGGGCTGAGTGCAGGATTATTCAAGAATAGGCTTACTCTGGATGTTACTTATTTCAGGACGCTGGATTACAATAATATCCTGGAGTTTCCAAGCGCTGAATCATCAGGCTTCAGCTCCCAGTATGTAAATGGTAATGAGTATACCACAAAAGGATTGGAAATTTCACTGGGACTGGTTCCCGTAAAAACGGCCGACTTCACCTGGAAATCGTTGATCAACTGGAGTACCTATGAACAAAAGCTGACTTCCATTTACGATCATATGCCGAACTATAAAAATATCAAACTGGGCGAAAGGATGGACAGTTATTATGATTATACATGGCAAAAATCTCCGGATGGAAAAGTAATTCTGGATGCGAAATCCGGAATGCCGACCAGAGCAAATGCTCCCAGCAACTTAGGACATTTCAACCCGGACTGGACTTTCGGCTTCAACAACAACTTCAAATACAAAAAGATCTCTTTAAATATCGGGATCGATGGAAGTATCGGCGGAATCATGAGATCCCAGGTCGTGGAAAAAATGTGGTGGGGAGGAAAACATCCCAACTCTGTAGCCTACAGGGATCTTGAATATGCCAACCCGGGAACTTACTATTTCGTACCGGACGGGGTGAATTATAATCCCACAACAGGACTTTATACTCCCCATACCAAAGCCATAAGCTTTCAGGACTGGGCACAGAACTACCCGTATCAGGCAAGGGTGACTGAGGATGAAAGTGAATTGTTTGCCAATGTTTTCGACAGGACCTTCATTAAGCTGAGGTCTGTAGTATTGGAATATGATTTTTCTTCTTTACTGAATCCTAAAGGAATGATCAAAAGTTTTACAGCCAACATTTCCGCCTATAACCTCGCGATGTGGAAAAAATCTAAAAACCTTTATTCTGATCCTGATTTCCAAAGGAAAACGGATAATGATATTCAGGATCCGTCAAGCAGATGGTTTGGGATCGGATTTAATCTTAAGTTTTAA
- a CDS encoding SusD/RagB family nutrient-binding outer membrane lipoprotein: protein MKWIAAAGLLALVSCESNLDTINENPNDKASVDPKVLLTYVSKEAFQVNGDNMYASRMMIGTDGENIYQYMKWNNASFEVYTKGLLNTVKMMQEAEKINNKNYIAIGKFYRAYYFFNLSLKVGSIPYSEAVKGEFGITQPKYDSQEAVMSGILSELKEASSLINSNDKIEGDIIYNGDASKWKKLINSFRLKILITLTKKSTVGNYNIKTEFASIAGNEPLMTSIADNGELKFADAADSRYTMFNNSGYGSSLYMADYFINMFKDRQDPRLFTFASQTTGAKEAGKPITDFTGYNGGNPTSPYSDNADLIKAKNISKVNDRFYKDATNEPSSVLSYPEQEFILAEATARGWISGSAKTHYDNAIKASFSFYQTYVKSPNQYFAGFNINQYLATPLVVYNDAASLQDQLEKIMTQKYMTMFHQAQWTSYYDYLRTGYPNYPLKAGVPAPFRFRYPQSEYNYNSANLKSALDAQYGGNDNINAKPWWLQ from the coding sequence ATGAAATGGATAGCTGCCGCCGGACTGCTCGCATTGGTATCCTGCGAATCCAATCTTGATACCATCAATGAAAATCCAAATGATAAGGCAAGCGTTGATCCCAAAGTTCTTCTGACCTATGTTTCAAAAGAAGCTTTCCAGGTCAATGGAGACAATATGTATGCTTCCCGGATGATGATCGGTACGGATGGTGAAAATATCTACCAGTATATGAAGTGGAATAATGCCTCTTTTGAAGTATATACCAAAGGGCTTTTGAATACGGTAAAAATGATGCAGGAAGCTGAGAAAATCAATAATAAAAACTATATCGCGATCGGCAAGTTTTACAGAGCCTATTATTTCTTTAATTTAAGCTTAAAAGTAGGAAGTATTCCATATTCTGAAGCGGTAAAAGGAGAGTTTGGAATTACCCAGCCTAAATATGACAGCCAGGAAGCGGTAATGTCCGGTATCTTATCCGAACTGAAAGAGGCCAGCAGTCTTATCAATTCCAATGATAAAATAGAAGGGGATATTATCTACAATGGAGATGCTTCAAAGTGGAAAAAGCTGATCAATTCTTTCCGTTTAAAAATTCTTATTACCCTAACCAAGAAAAGTACGGTTGGAAATTACAATATAAAAACAGAATTTGCTTCTATTGCCGGAAATGAGCCTCTGATGACTTCAATAGCTGATAATGGAGAGCTTAAATTTGCAGATGCGGCAGACAGCAGATATACGATGTTCAATAACAGCGGCTACGGCTCAAGTTTATACATGGCCGATTATTTTATCAATATGTTTAAAGACAGGCAGGATCCTCGTTTGTTTACCTTTGCATCACAGACCACCGGTGCCAAGGAAGCCGGAAAACCGATCACTGATTTCACAGGATACAATGGAGGAAACCCTACCTCTCCTTATTCTGATAATGCAGACCTTATCAAAGCGAAAAATATTTCTAAGGTTAATGACCGTTTCTATAAGGATGCAACCAATGAGCCGTCTTCAGTATTGAGTTATCCGGAACAGGAATTCATTCTGGCTGAGGCAACGGCAAGAGGGTGGATCTCCGGATCAGCTAAAACACATTATGACAACGCCATTAAAGCAAGCTTCAGTTTCTACCAGACCTATGTAAAAAGCCCTAATCAGTACTTCGCAGGATTTAATATTAATCAGTATTTAGCAACTCCCCTGGTTGTTTACAATGATGCGGCCTCCCTTCAGGATCAGCTGGAAAAAATCATGACTCAAAAGTATATGACGATGTTCCACCAGGCACAATGGACCTCTTATTATGATTATTTGAGAACCGGGTATCCCAACTATCCTTTAAAAGCAGGTGTTCCCGCTCCATTCAGATTCAGATATCCACAGTCTGAGTACAACTACAACAGTGCTAATTTAAAATCGGCTCTTGATGCCCAATACGGAGGAAACGACAATATTAATGCTAAGCCATGGTGGCTCCAGTAA
- a CDS encoding phosphocholine-specific phospholipase C: protein MNRREFLEKSSLLLAGLGTSSVLHPSILKALAIEPAAQSTFYDAEHVVILMQENRSFDHAFGALKGVRGFLDQRAFVKQDGHSVFFQKNHNGKYASPARLDLRNTKSTWMSSLPHSWSDQQRALNKGKYDQWLQAKASGNKDYKDIPLTLGYYNREDLPFYYQLADAFTIFDQYFCSSLTGTTPNRLFLWSGTLREQQNGRVKANVYNDHIDYDKARQAKWKSFPEILEEQNVSWRIYQNEISLPKGMSGEQEAWLSNFTDNPIEWFTKFNVKFSPGYYQNIPNIINHLKKEIEKNPHQKTRLEAIITELQEDQVQYHPDHYSKLSQKEKNLHEKAFTTNSNDPDFWKLEIGEDENGERLVVPKSDVLSQFRKDVEEKKLPLVSWLVAPEHFSDHPGSPWYGAWYISEVLNILTKDPEMWKKTIFIINYDENDGYFDHVLPFAPPLNPSQPVDMNGKEGVEYVDKSQEYMSVLPLKDHERIEGTVGLGYRVPMIIASPWTKGGFVNSEVSDHTSVLQFLENFINKKLNKEVHVDHISDWRRAVCGDLTSAFNSPNIKAPHMDYLNQKDVAKTINAAKNKPVPDLKWYSENELNNHLLDIQERGTKPSNPLPYHFHVNLEGNAIRMTNLKDNGVPLLLYDRNQFNTHHYHFSYALYSKQELSHPLASGIYDYEIFGPNGFFRKFKGDTAPELGVRLVNNPSRNQVELIFNNTQKKNMAIVLEDLYEKTKKTLPIQKSEDKIGVDLSKNKGWYDLKITHEGHIWHFAGRIETGKISISDPHWA, encoded by the coding sequence ATGAACAGAAGAGAATTTTTAGAAAAATCAAGTCTTTTATTAGCAGGACTGGGAACTTCAAGTGTTCTTCATCCCTCTATTTTAAAGGCATTAGCTATTGAACCAGCTGCACAGTCCACTTTTTATGATGCCGAGCATGTTGTAATTTTGATGCAGGAAAACCGTTCCTTTGATCACGCTTTTGGTGCTCTTAAAGGAGTAAGGGGTTTTCTGGACCAAAGAGCTTTTGTGAAACAGGATGGTCATTCTGTTTTCTTTCAAAAAAATCATAACGGAAAATATGCCTCTCCAGCCAGACTGGATCTTAGAAATACAAAATCAACCTGGATGAGCTCACTTCCCCACTCCTGGTCTGATCAGCAAAGAGCTTTAAACAAAGGGAAATATGATCAATGGCTTCAGGCCAAAGCTTCAGGAAATAAAGATTATAAAGATATTCCACTTACTTTAGGCTATTATAACCGTGAAGATCTCCCGTTTTACTATCAGCTTGCAGATGCTTTTACGATATTTGATCAATATTTCTGTTCTTCACTGACAGGGACTACTCCCAACCGTCTTTTCCTATGGTCCGGAACGCTCAGAGAACAGCAAAACGGCAGGGTAAAAGCCAATGTGTACAATGATCACATTGACTATGATAAAGCCAGACAGGCAAAATGGAAAAGCTTTCCCGAAATTTTAGAAGAGCAGAATGTTTCGTGGCGGATCTATCAGAATGAAATCAGTTTACCGAAAGGAATGTCCGGCGAGCAGGAAGCATGGCTAAGTAATTTTACCGATAATCCCATTGAATGGTTTACAAAGTTTAATGTTAAATTCTCTCCAGGATATTATCAGAATATTCCCAATATAATCAATCATCTTAAAAAGGAAATTGAGAAAAACCCTCATCAGAAAACAAGGCTGGAAGCGATCATTACTGAGCTGCAGGAGGATCAGGTACAATATCACCCTGATCATTATTCAAAACTTTCCCAAAAAGAGAAAAACCTCCATGAAAAAGCATTTACCACCAATTCCAATGATCCTGATTTCTGGAAGCTGGAAATTGGGGAAGATGAAAACGGAGAAAGATTGGTTGTCCCGAAAAGTGATGTACTGTCCCAGTTCAGAAAAGATGTGGAAGAAAAAAAGCTTCCGTTGGTTTCCTGGCTGGTTGCTCCTGAACATTTTTCTGATCATCCGGGATCTCCATGGTATGGGGCCTGGTATATTTCCGAAGTTTTAAATATTCTGACCAAGGACCCGGAAATGTGGAAAAAAACAATTTTCATCATCAATTACGATGAAAATGACGGATATTTTGATCATGTTCTTCCTTTTGCTCCTCCTCTGAACCCAAGCCAGCCCGTGGATATGAATGGGAAAGAGGGAGTTGAATATGTAGACAAATCTCAGGAATATATGTCTGTTCTCCCGTTGAAAGACCATGAGAGAATTGAAGGAACCGTCGGCTTAGGATACAGAGTTCCCATGATCATTGCTTCTCCGTGGACCAAAGGCGGTTTTGTGAATTCAGAAGTGTCAGATCATACTTCTGTTTTACAGTTCCTGGAAAATTTCATCAATAAAAAACTGAATAAGGAGGTACATGTAGATCATATCAGTGATTGGAGAAGAGCCGTCTGCGGAGATCTTACATCCGCATTCAATTCCCCGAATATCAAGGCTCCCCATATGGATTATCTAAATCAGAAAGATGTTGCAAAAACCATTAACGCCGCAAAAAACAAACCGGTTCCCGATCTGAAATGGTATTCTGAGAATGAGCTCAATAATCATCTTCTTGATATTCAGGAAAGAGGAACGAAACCTTCCAATCCGCTTCCTTATCACTTCCATGTCAATTTGGAGGGGAATGCCATCAGAATGACTAATCTGAAAGATAATGGTGTTCCGTTGCTGCTTTATGACAGAAATCAATTCAATACCCATCATTATCATTTTTCCTATGCTCTCTACTCAAAACAGGAATTATCACACCCGTTAGCCTCCGGGATCTATGATTATGAAATTTTTGGACCGAACGGATTTTTCAGAAAATTTAAAGGAGATACAGCTCCGGAACTTGGAGTGAGGTTAGTCAATAATCCTTCCAGAAATCAGGTCGAACTGATTTTTAACAATACCCAAAAGAAAAATATGGCTATTGTCTTGGAAGATCTTTATGAAAAAACAAAAAAGACGCTGCCGATACAAAAATCCGAAGACAAAATAGGGGTTGATCTCAGCAAAAATAAAGGCTGGTATGATTTAAAAATAACCCATGAAGGTCATATCTGGCATTTTGCAGGCAGAATAGAAACCGGAAAAATTTCAATTTCAGACCCTCATTGGGCTTAA
- a CDS encoding DUF3324 domain-containing protein: MMIKRILLLITLILQFSFLHAGIVILNGLTHSYKIENGKVYKGKIGIENTGNNPQSVKLFLQDFSYNADGTTNYTAIHTNKRTNGDWIKLNTNLITLKGKEKTEVLYEITVPNQPADPGSYWSVVIVEPVEDLKPTDNKPGVNITSVIRYAIQIITDYEAEKAKPELKFESVKVEKEEGKQTAKIAIANKGNLYCKPTASIEIYNRKTGEKVGTYSSLTMGLLPSTSKTFYIDISKVPPDKYSAMIMATDEEENAFALNVELEVKND, from the coding sequence ATGATGATAAAGCGTATTCTTCTTTTGATCACCCTGATTTTGCAGTTCAGCTTTTTACATGCCGGCATTGTGATTCTCAACGGGCTTACGCATTCTTATAAAATAGAAAACGGAAAAGTTTATAAAGGGAAAATTGGCATTGAAAACACGGGAAACAATCCTCAAAGTGTCAAATTATTTTTACAGGACTTTTCATACAATGCCGACGGAACGACCAATTATACGGCAATACATACCAATAAAAGAACCAACGGTGACTGGATTAAGCTCAATACGAATTTAATCACCTTGAAGGGTAAAGAAAAAACAGAGGTATTGTATGAAATCACAGTTCCCAATCAGCCTGCGGATCCCGGCAGCTACTGGAGTGTGGTCATTGTAGAACCAGTGGAAGATCTAAAGCCCACTGACAATAAGCCCGGGGTGAACATCACTTCTGTGATACGATATGCCATTCAGATCATTACAGATTATGAAGCAGAAAAGGCCAAACCGGAGCTTAAGTTTGAAAGTGTAAAAGTGGAAAAAGAAGAAGGAAAGCAAACCGCAAAAATTGCAATAGCCAATAAAGGAAATCTTTACTGTAAACCCACAGCCTCTATTGAGATTTATAACCGTAAAACAGGAGAAAAAGTAGGAACTTATTCCAGTTTAACGATGGGACTGCTGCCTTCCACTTCTAAAACATTCTACATCGACATCAGTAAAGTACCACCGGATAAATATAGCGCTATGATAATGGCCACAGACGAGGAAGAGAATGCTTTTGCCCTCAATGTGGAACTAGAAGTAAAGAATGATTAA